Part of the Rhodocyclaceae bacterium genome is shown below.
CGACGGAGAACATGCTGCAGCTGATCCCGAATCAGCTGCGCGAGGCGGCGTACGCGCTCGGCGCGCCGAAGTGGCGGGTGATCACGCTGGTCACGCTCAAGGCCGCGCGCGCCGGCGTGGTGACCGGCGTGCTGCTGGCGATCGCCCGCATCTCCGGCGAGACCGCGCCGCTGCTGTTCACCGCCCTGTCCAACCAGTTCTGGAGCATGGACCTCTCCGAGCCCATGGCCAACCTGCCGGTGACCATCTTCAAGTTCGCGCTAAGCCCGTTCGAGAACTGGCAGAAGATGGCGTGGACCGGCGTCTTCCTGATCACCCTTGGTGTACTCGCGCTGAATATCATCGCGCGCGTCATGTTCCGCAAGAAGGACTGAACCGTGCTCAATGCAGAACTCCAGAAGCCGACCGACGCGCCGCAGGTGCAGGTCCCCGCTTCGGTCGAGCAGACCAAGATACTGGTCGACAACCTCAACTTCTACTACGGCAAGTTCCATGCGCTGAAGAACATCAACCTGACGATCCCGGAGAAGCGCGTCACCGCCTTCATCGGTCCGTCCGGCTGCGGCAAGTCGACGCTCCTGCGCGTGCTCAACCGCATGTTCGAACTGTACCCCGAGCAGCGTGCGGAAGGTCGGGTGCTGCTCGACGGTGAGGACATCCTTTCGACCAAGGACGATGTCTCGCTGATCCGTGCCCGGGTCGGCATGGTGTTCCAGAAGCCGACGCCCTTTCCGATGACGATCTACGAGAACATCGCGTTCGGCGTGCGTCTTTTCGAGAAGATGTCCAGGTCAGACATGGACGAGCGGGTCGAGTGGGCGTTGAACCAGGCGGCGCTCTGGAAAGAGGTCAAGGACAAGCTGCACCAGAGCGGCACCAGCCTGTCCGGCGGCCAGCAGCAACGACTGTGCATTGCGCGCGGCATTGCGATCAAGCCGGAAGTGTTGCTGCTCGACGAGCCCTGCTCGGCACTGGACCCGATCTCCACCGCGAAGATCGAGGAACTGATCAACGAACTCAAGCGTGACTATACGGTCGTCATCGTCACCCACAACATGCAGCAGGCCGCGCGGGTGTCCGACTACACCGCCTACATGTACCTCGGCGAGCTGATCGAGGTCGGCGTCACCGAGTCGATCTTCATCAAGCCGACCAGCAAGCAGACCGAGGATTACATCACCGGGCGCTTCGGCTGACGTCGCCGGGACGACGGCGCGGCTGCCGCAGTCGTAGTCGTAGTCGTCGAAGTTTGACCGGCCTGCGTCTCGGCCGGTACAATCCCGCGGTTCTACTTCAGATAAAAGCGGGATGCGTGCCGGCGATATGAGCACCAGGCGTTGGGGGACGATGCGTTGAGGACGAGGCGCGTCGTGGGCAACTGGAAGATGAACGGCACACTGGCGGGAAACGCGGTGCTGCTGGGCGACTGCGCGTCGGCGTTCCCGGCAGCGGCAGCTGGCGCCACGGCGGCCCTCGAGGTGGCGGTCTGCGTGCCGTTTCCCTATCTTGCCCAGGCGCGAGACCGCCTGTCCGGGAGTGCGGTGCGCTGGGGTGCGCAGGATGTCAGTGTCCACCCATCGGGTGCGCATACTGGCGAAGTGTCGGCGGCGATGATCGCCGACTTCGGCGGATCGTTCGTGATCGTTGGCCACTCCGAGCGGCGGGCGCATCATTCCGAGACCAGCGCGCAGGTCGCCGGGAAGGCCGCCGCGGCCCTCGCCGTCGGCCTGACGCCGATCATCTGCCTGGGCGAGACGCTCGAGGAACGCGAGACCGACATGACCGAGGTCGTGATCTCCGGCCAGTTGTCGGTCTGTATCGAAGTGCTTGGCCACGACCATGTCGCGCAATGCGTGATCGCCTACGAACCGGTGTGGGCGATCGGCACCGGCCGCAATGCAACGCCCGACCAGGTTCAATCCGTCCATGCCTTCCTGCGCAGACGGCTCGGCCCGGCCGGTGCCTCGGTGTCTCTGCTGTACGGCGGCAGCGTCAAGGCTTCGAATGCCGCCGAACTCTTCGCGATGCCCGACGTCGATGGCGGCCTCATCGGCGGTGCCTCGTTGAAGATGGCCGATTTCGAGCCCATCTGCCGCGCCTGCGCCTGACCCTCGCCGGCTACCCTCGGCCTGCACTGCCGGAACCACAGGAATCCACCAGATGCTCCAGAATTTCATCCTCCTCTTTCACGTGCTTGCCGCCGGCGCGATCGTCGTCTTCGTGCTGCTTCAGCAGGGCAAGGGCGCCGACATGGGCGCGGCATTCGGCAGCGGCTCGGCCGGCAGCCTGTTCGGTTCCAGCGGATCGGCCAACTTCATGAGCCGGATGACCGCGATCATGGCCACGGTATTCTTCATCACGAGCCTTGTGCTGACCTATGTCGCGGCCAACACCGGTGCCTCTCGCGGTCTGATGGAGCGGGTGCCGGCGGCTCCGGCCACGCCGGCCTCGCAGATCCCGGTGCCGGGTGCCCCGGCTGCTGGTGCGCCCGCGGTACCGGTGCCTTCCGTTCCTGCCGAAGCCGTAAAGGGCGGAGCATCGAAGGCGCAAGATATTCCGAAGTAAAACGCAGGACGGATGAACCCGGAAGGACGAAAGTAGGCGACAATACGGGGGTCGCAGGCAGTTTGCCCACGTGGTGGAATTGGTAGACACGCTGTCTTGAGGGGGCAGTGGCGAAAGCCGTATCAGTTCGAGTCTGATCGTGGGCACCAGCAGTTCCGGGTTCCGTGCAGTGCATGGGTCCGGCGAAAGTGATGGATCGGCAGCATGGCAAGGCGCAAAGCGGTCCCTCGCGCCGCGCCTGATGCCTCCAGACGCGTGATTGCAGCGCACGCCACTCGTTCGGGTCGTGATGTTCCGGACGAGCGCAGCGGCTGCGTTATCGTGGCCCTCGCACGGTCCGGCCGACCTCCGGCAGGCCGGCCGACGCGCGAGGGTGTACCGGGTAAGCCGGGGGGCCAAAGATGTGCATAGTCGACGGTTGAGCTAGCTGTGCTGGAAAGTTACCTGCCCATTCTGTTGTTCATCGGCGTCGGGCTCGCTTTCGGGCTCGTGCTTCCGTTGGTCGGCTGGATCGCCAGTTCCGCGACCGGCGCCAACAGGCCCGATCCCGAGAAACTGTCGCCCTACGAGTGCGGTTTCGAGGCGTTCGAGGATGCGCGCATGAAGTTCGACGTGCGCTACTACCTCGTCGCCATCCTGTTCATCCTGTTCGACCTCGAGATCGCCTTCCTGTTTCCGTGGGCGGTGGTGCTGGAAGACATCGGGTGGTTCGGGCTCGGTGCGATGTTCATCTTCCTGATGGTGCTGGTGGTGGGCTTCGTCTACGAATGGAAGAAGGGTGCGCTGGAATGGGAATGACCGGCGGCATCGAAAGGAGCAGCCGATGAGCGATCTCGCCATGCCCGCTGCAGGTGTGCAGTCGGGTGCGCCCGCGCCGGTATTCCCGGGCGCCGACCGTGGCTTCGTGACCACCTCGGCCGACAAACTGATCAACTGGACACGCACCGGATCGCTCTGGCCGATGACCTTCGGTCTTGCCTGCTGCGCGGTCGAGATGATGCATGCGGGCGCGGCGCGCTACGACATGGACCGCTTCGGCGTGATCTTCCGCCCGAGCCCGCGCCAGTCCGACGTGATGATCGTCGCCGGCACGCTGTGCAACAAGATGGCTCCGGCCCTGCGCAAGGTCTATGACCAGATGGCCGAGCCGCGCTGGGTGATTTCCATGGGCTCATGCGCGAACGGCGGCGGCTACTACCACTATTCGTATTCCGTGGTGCGCGGCTGCGACCGTATCGTCCCGGTGGACATATACGTCCCAGGCTGTCCGCCGACCGCCGAGGCGCTGCTCTACGGGATCATCCAGTTGCAGAACAAGATCAAGCGGCAGAGCACGATCGCACGATGAGCCTTCCTCCCGATCAACTTCAGTCGAGGGTGCAGACCGCGCTCGGTGATGCGGCAGCGAACGTCGAGTTCGCGTGCGACGAACTGACGGTGACGGTGGCGCCGGCCAGGCTCATCGAGGCGATGACCCGGCTTCGCGACGAGGCCGGGCTGCGCTTCGCGCAACTCGTCGACCTCTGTGGTGTCGACTGGTCGGGCTACGGCGACGGTGCCTGGGATGGTGCACGCTACTCGGCGGTCTATCACCTGCTCTCCCTCGAACACAATGCCCGGCTGCGTGTACGCGCCTTCGCGACCGACGACGACTTCCCGGTGCTGCCTTCGGTGACCGGCGTCTGGGCCGGCGCGAACTGGTACGAGCGCGAGGCCTTCGACCTGTTCGGCATCGTGTTCGAAGGCCACCCCGACCTGCGCCGTATCCTCACCGACTACGGCTTCGTCGGACATCCGTTCCGCAAGGATTTCCCGGTCTCGGGGTACGTCGAGATGCGCTACGACCCGGACCAGCGGCGGGTGATCTACCAGCCGGTCAGCATCGAACCCCGCGAGGTCGTGCCCCGCGTGATCCGCGAAGACAACTACGCCGACAGCGAAGGCTTCCGCAAGGGCTGAGCAAGCGTATGGCCGAAATCAAGAACTACACGATGAACTTCGGGCCGCAGCATCCGGCGGCCCACGGCGTCCTGCGCCTCGTCCTCGAGCTCGATGGCGAGGTGATCGAGCGCGCCGACCCGCACATCGGACTGCTGCACCGGGCCACCGAGAAGCTGGCCGAGACACGCACGTTCCTGCAGTCGGTGCCGTACATGGACCGTCTCGATTACGTGTCGATGATGTGCAACGAGCACGCGTACGTGATGGCGATCGAGAAGCTCACGGGCGTGGCGCCACCGATCCGCGCGCAGTACATCCGCGTGATGTTCGACGAGATCACGCGCACGCTGAACCACCTGCTCTGGCTGGGCGCGCACGGGCTCGACATCGGCGCGATGACCGTCTTCCTGTACTGTTTCCGCGAGCGCGAAGACCTGATGGACTGCTACGAGGCGGTTTCGGGCGCGCGCATGCACGCGGCGTACTACCGGCCGGGGGGCGTGTACCGCGACCTTCCCGGGCGCATGCCGCAGTATGACCCGTCGCCGCTGCGCAGCGAGTCCGACCTCAGGCGGCTGAACGAGCATCGCCAGGGTTCCCTGCTCGACTTCATCGAGGCATTCACCGAGCGATTCCCGGGCTGTGTCGACGAGTACGAGACGCTGCTCACCGACAACCGCATCTGGAAGCAGCGCACCGTCGGCATCGGCGTGGTGTCGCCCGAGCGCGCGCTCCAGCTCGGATTCAGCGGTCCGATGCTGCGCGGCTCCGGCATCGAATGGGACCTGCGCAAGAAGCAGCCGTACGAAGTCTATGATCAGCTCGACTTCGACATCCCGGTGGGCACCAACGGCGACTGCTACGACCGCTACCTCGTCCGCATCGAGGAGATGCGCCAGTCGAACCGCATCATCCGGCAGTGCGTCGACTGGCTGCGCAAGCACCCGGGCCCGGTGATCAGCGACAGTCACAAGGTCGCCGCGCCGCACCGGGTCGACATGAAGATGAACATGGAAGAGCTGATCCACCACTTCAAGCTGTTCACCGAAGGCATGCATGTGCCGGCCGGCGAGGCCTACGCGGCGGTCGAGCATCCTAAGGGCGAATTCGGCATCTACCTGGTGTCCGACGGGGCGAACAAGCCCTACCGCCTGAAGATACGCGCGCCGGGCTTCCCGCACCTGGCGGCGATCGACGAGATGGCCCGCGGCCACATGATCGCGGACGTGGTCGCGATCATCGGCACCCAGGACATCGTGTTCGGCGAAATTGATCGATGAGCGACCGGTGAGCAACCCGATGACCGATGGATTGACCCCCGCGCGATGAACGCACCCGTGCCAGCGGCCGAAGGCGGCCGCACCTCCGCCAGTCCCGACGGTGAGGCCGTGCTGTCGGCCGGCGCGATCTTGCGCATCGATCGCGCGATTGCCAAGTACCCGGCGGACCAGCGCCAGTCCGCGGTGATGGCCGCGCTGGCGATCGCCCAGGAAGAAAACGGCTGGCTGTCCACGGCCGTGATGGATGCCGTCGCCCGGCATATCGGCATGCCGGCAGTGGCGGTGTATGAAGTCGCGACGTTCTACACCATGTACGACCTGGCGCCGGTCGGTCGCAACAAGCTCACGCTGTGCACGAACCTGCCCTGCCAGCTGCAGGGCGCGGGTGCCGCGGCCGAACACCTGAAGGCGACGCTCGGCATCGGCTTCGGCGAGACCACCGCCGACGGCTGCTTCACGCTAAAGGAGGGCGAGTGCATGGGCGCCTGCGGCGATGCTCCGGTGATGATGCGCAACAACCGTGCAATGCTCTCCTGGATGACGCCCGAACGCATCGATGCACTGGTCGAACAGCTGCGCGCCGAGCACCGCGCGGGCGCAGCCGGTGCCACGCCGAAGGAGGGCGGCCGATGAACGCACCGCTGCCCCCGTTCGAGGCCGGCATCTACGGCCCCGATGCGGTGATCCTGAAGGGCCTGGACGGCACCAACTGGCGCCTGCGCGACTACGAGGCGCGCGGTGGATACCAGGCGATCCGCAGGATCCTGTCCGAGAAGATCCCGCCGGACGTGGTGATCGGCGAGCTGAAGAAGTCCGCGTTGCGCGGGCGCGGCGGTGCCGGGTTCCCGACCGGCCTGAAGTGGAGCTTCATGCCGAAGAACTACACCGGCCAGAAGTACCTCGTCTGCAACTCCGACGAGGGCGAGCCGGGCACGTTCAAGGACCGCGACATCATGCGCTACAACCCGCACATCCTGATCGAGGGGATGGCGATCGGAGCGTATGCGATGGGCATCACGGTCGGCTACAACTACATCCACGGCGAGATCTGGGATGTCTACGAGCGCTTCGAGGAAGCTCTCGAAGAGGCGCGCGCCGCAGGCTACCTCGGCGAGAACATCCTGGGCAGCGAATTCAGCTTCCAGCTGCATGCGCACCACGGCTACGGCGCCTACATCTGCGGCGAAGAGACCGCGCTGCTCGAGTCGCTCGAGGGCAAGAAGGGACAGCCGCGCTTCAAGCCGCCGTTCCCGGCCACCTTCGGCCTGTACGGCAAGCCGACCACGATCAACAACACCGAGACCTTCGCCGCGGTGCCGTGGATCATCAACAACGGCGGCGAGGCGTTCCTGAACCTCGGCAAGCCGAACAACGGCGGCACGAAGATCTTCTCGGTCAGCGGCGACGTCGCACGCCCGGGCAACTACGAGGTCAAGCTCGGCACGCCGTTCGCGAAGCTGCTCGAGATGGCCGGTGGCATGCGCGATGGCGCGAAGCTGAAGGCGGTGATCCCCGGCGGCTCGTCGATGCCGGTGCTGCCTGCCGACACCATGATGGCACTCGACATGGACTACGACTCGATCCAGAAGGCCGGGTCGTTCCTCGGGTCGGGCGCGGTGATCGTGATGAACGAGACCCGCTGCATGGTGCGCTGCCTGCACCGCCTGTCCTACTTCTACTACGAGGAATCGTGCGGCCAGTGCACGCCGTGCCGCGAAGGCACCGGCTGGCTGTACCGGGTCGTCGACCGCATCGAGCACGGCAAGGGCCGGCAAGAAGACCTCGACCTCCTGCTGAACCTCTGCGACAACATCCAGGGGCGCACGATCTGCGCACTGGGCGATGCGGCCGCGATGCCGGTACGGGCCTTCATCAAGGCCTTCCGCGACGAGTTCCAGTACCACGTCGACCACAAGCGGTGCCTGGTCGGCCCGTACGTCTGAGAGAGCGATAGCAACGATGGCCAAGCTGGAAGTCGACGGCAAACCGGTCGAGGTACGCGACGGCGCGATGGTGATGGAAGCCGCGAATGCGCTCGGCATCTACGTGCCGCATTTCTGCTACCACAAGAAGCTGACCATCGCCGCCAACTGCCGGATGTGCCTGGTCGAGGTCGAGAAGGCGCCCAAGCCGTTGCCCGCCTGCGCGACGCCGGTCACCGAAGGCATGAAGGTATCCACCCACTCGCCCAAGGCCGTGCAGGCGCAGAAGGGCGTGATGGAGTTCCTGCTGATCAACCATCCGCTCGATTGCCCGATCTGCGACCAGGGCGGCGAATGCCAGTTGCAGGACCTCGCGGTCGGGTACGGCGCGAGCGAGTCGCGCTACGACGAAATGAAGCGGGTAGTGCCCAACAAGAACCTCGGCGCGTTGATCGCCACCGACATGACGCGCTGCATCCACTGCACGCGCTGCGTGCGGTTCGGACAGGAAATCGCCGGGGTGATGGAACTGGGCATGGCAGGCCGCGGCGAGCACAGCGAGATCATGCCGTTCGTCGCGCGCACCGTCGATTCGGAACTGTCCGGCAACATGATCGATGTCTGTCCGGTGGGGGCGCTGACTTCCAAGCCGTTCCGGTTCACCGCCCGCACCTGGGAACTGACGCGCCGCAAGTCGGTGAGCCCGCACGACAGCCTCGGCTCGAACCTGATGGTGCAGGTGAAGGGCAACCGCGTGATGCGCGTGCTGCCACTGGAAAACGAGGCGATCAACGAGTGCTGGATCTCCGACAAGGACCGATTCTCCTACGAAGCGCTGAATGCCGAGACGCGGCTCGTACAGCCGCTGCTCAAGCGTGACGGGCGCTGGGAACAGGTCGACTGGCCGCAGGCGCTCGAACACGTGGCAGGCCGGCTGAAGTCGATCGCGACCAGCCACGGCACCGATTCGATCGGCGCGCTGGCCTCGCCGCACCAGACCGTCGAGGAACTGTACCTGCTGGCGAAGCTGGTGCGTGGCCTCGGCTCGGACAACGTCGACCATCGCCTGCGCCAGGTCGACTTCCGTCTCGACGGATCGCGCAGTGGCGCACCCTGGCTGGGGCTGCCGGTGGCCGAGGTCGGCCAGGCGGATGCTGTCCTGGTGGTCGGCAGCGTACTGCGCAAGGACCATCCGCTGCTCGCGCAGCGGCTGCGCCAGGCCGCGAAGCGGCAGGCACGGGTACACCTGCTCAATCCGCTCGCCCAGGATCCGCTGATGCCGCTGGCGGGCGAGCAGGTGGTCGCACCGTCGGCAATGGTTGCCACGCTGGCCGCCGTGGTGAAGGCTGCCGCAGAGGCGAAGGGTGCCGCGCTTCCGGCCGGCCTCGACGCCGCGCTGGCCGAGGTCACGGTGTCTGCGCAGTCCAGGCAGGCTGCCGACGATCTCGTGCGCGCGGCGCACGGGGTGGTCTGGCTCGGCAACCTGGCCGTGCAGCATCCGCGCTATGCCGAGCTCGAAGTCCTCGCGCAGGCGCTGGCGACCTTGACCGGCGCGCGCTTCGGCCATCTCGGCGCAGCCGCCAACAGCGTCGGTGCGGTACTGGCCGGTGCGCTGCCGTCCGGCGGTGGCCTCGATGCACGGGCGATGATCGCATCGCCCCGGAAGGCCTACGTGCTGCTCGGCGTCGAGCCCGAACTCGACTGCGCCGATGGCGCGGCAGCGCTGGCCGCGATGAAGTCCGCCGAGTTCGTCGTCGCGATGTCGCCGTTCGAACACCGTGCGCTCGACTACGCCGAAGTGATCCTGCCGGTCGCCCCGTTCACCGAGACCGCGGGTACCTTCGTGAACGCCGAGGGCCGCGCGCAGTCGTTCGCCGGCGTGGTGCGCCCGCTGGGCGACACCCGCCCGGCGTGGAAGGTACTGCGCGTGCTGGGCAACCTGCTCGGCCTGCCGGGGTTCGACCAGGATTCGTCCGATGCCGTGCGGGCTGCGCTGTCGCTCGACGGCCTGCCGGCGGCCGGTTGCGACAATGCGCTGCGCGCGTCGCTGGCCGTCGATGCGTCGCCCGCTGCGCCGACGGGTATCGAACGGGTCGCGCCGGTACGCATCCACGATGCCGACGCGCTCGCGCGCCGCTCGCCGCCGCTGCAGAAGACGCGCGATGCGGCGCCGCTGGAAGCGGCACTGGCGACGGACCTCTGGCAGGGCGCCGGCCTGCAGCCTGGCGATTCGGTGCGCATCGGCACCGGCGGCGCAAGTGCGCTGTTTCCTGCCGTGCTCGACCCTCGGCTGCCCGCGGGCTGCCTGCTGCTTGCGGCCGGGCATGCATCGACGTTCCCGCTCGGCGCCCCCGCCGGCGGCACTGGTGCGCTCTCGATCGAGCGCATTGCGGCGCCCGCCCGGGCCGTGCCTGCCGAGACCGTGAGCTGAGGGGGCGACGATGGAATTCTTCGAGAACCTGTTCGGCCCGGCCTGGCCCGTGGTCTGGACCCTGGTGAAGATCCTCGCGATCGTGCTGCCGATCACGATCTGCGTGGCCTTCCTGACGCTGGCGGAGCGCAAGGTGATCGGCTACATGCAGCTGCGCATCGGACCGAACCGGGTGATGGCGTTCGGGATGGGCTGGACGGCGGGTCTGGCGCAACCGTTCGCAGACGTGTTCAAGCTGATCTTCAAGGAGATCATCGTCCCGACCGGGTCGAACCGGTTCCTGTTCCTGATCGCCCCGACCCTGTCGATCATGCCGGCGCTGGCCGCCTGGGCGGTGCTGCCGTTCGGTCCCGAGGCGGTGCTCGCTGACATCGATGCGAGCCTTCTTTACGTGCTCGCGCTGACCTCGATGGGGGTCTACGGCGTGATCGTTGCCGGCTGGGCGTCGAACTCGAAGTACGCCTTCCTCGGCGCGATGCGCTCGGCGGCGCAGATCGTGTCCTACGAAATCGCGATGGGCTTCGCGCTGGTCGGGGTCCTGATGGTCTCCGGCACGCTGAACCTGGGCGGCATCGTCGATGCGCAGAAGGGCGGCGGCTTCTGGTCGTGGAACCTGCTGCCGCTGCTGCCGCTGTTCCTCGTCTACTTCATCGCCGGCGTCGCCGAGACCAACCGCGCGCCGTTCGACGTGGCGGAGGGCGAGTCCGAGATCGTCGCCGGCTTCCATGTCGAGTATTCCGGCACCGCGTTCGCGGTGTTCTTCCTGGCCGAATACGCGAACATGATCCTGATCTCGGCGCTGGCCTCGCTGATGTTCCTCGGCGGCTGGCTGCCGCCGGTGCAGGTCGATTCGCTGGCTGCGATCCCGGTCGTGGGCCTGCTGTTCGGACCTGGCGCGCACTGGCTGTTCCTGAAGATCGCATTCCTGCTGTTCTGTTTCCTGTGGTTGCGTGCGACCTTCCCGCGCTACCGCTACGACCAGATCATGCGCCTGGGCTGGAAGGTGTTCATCCCGCTGACGCTGGTCTGGATCATGGTGGTCGGCGTTGCGTTGATGGATCCGATCCGCAACTGGCCGCCGTTCAGCTGGTGGTTCTGAGCCATGGAAATGCGCAGAGGCCCCCGATGATGACCCGCATCCAGAGTTTCTTCCGATCGTTCCTGCTGCTCGAACTGCTGCGCGGCATGATGCTGACCGGGCGCAACCTGTTCGCCCGCAAGATCACCGTGCAGTATCCGGAGGAGAAGACCCCGCAGAGTCCGCGCTTCCGCGGCCTGCATGCGCTGCGCCGCTATCCGAACGGCGAGGAACGCTGCATCGCGTGCAAGCTTTGCGAGGCCGTGTGTCCGGCGATGGCCATCACCATCGAGTCCGATGTACGCGATGACGGCACCCGGCGCACGACGCGCTATGACATCGACCTCACCAAGTGCATCTTCTGCGGGCTGTGCGAGGAGTCCTGCCCGGTGGATTCGATCGTCGAGACGCGCACCCTCGAGTACCACGGCGAGCGGCGCGGCGACCTGGTCTACACCAAGGAAATGCTGCTGGCGATCGGTGACCGCTACGAGGAACAGATCGCCCGCGACAGGATGGCCGATGCGAACTACCGCTGACAAGACGCCCGGCGCGGTGCCGGCGACCCAGACCCCCGCTGCGTCCGCTGACCGGGGGGCGCAATGAACTTCCAGTCCGCGGTGTTCTTCGTGCTGGCTGCGGTGCTGGTGCTGTCGGCGCTGCGCGTGATCACCGCGCGCAATCCGGTGCACGCGGCGCTGTTCCTGGTGCTCTCGTTCGCCTCGGCGGCCGGGCTTTGGCTGCTCCTGCATGCCGAGTTCCTCGCGATCACCCTGATCCTGGTCTACGTCGGCGCGGTGATGGTCCTGTTCCTGTTCGTGATCATGATGCTCGACATCAACGTCGACCGGCTGCGCGAGGGCTTCTGGAACATCCTGCCGATCGCGCTGCCGGTGGCAGTACTGCTGCTCGGGGTAATGGGTGCGACGCTGATGGGGCCCTATTTCGGCCTGTCGGTACGGCCGCCGCCGCCGGAGGTGGCCGAGGGCTACAGCAACACGCGTGCGATCGGCATGGTGCTCTAC
Proteins encoded:
- the pstB gene encoding phosphate ABC transporter ATP-binding protein PstB, with the translated sequence MQVPASVEQTKILVDNLNFYYGKFHALKNINLTIPEKRVTAFIGPSGCGKSTLLRVLNRMFELYPEQRAEGRVLLDGEDILSTKDDVSLIRARVGMVFQKPTPFPMTIYENIAFGVRLFEKMSRSDMDERVEWALNQAALWKEVKDKLHQSGTSLSGGQQQRLCIARGIAIKPEVLLLDEPCSALDPISTAKIEELINELKRDYTVVIVTHNMQQAARVSDYTAYMYLGELIEVGVTESIFIKPTSKQTEDYITGRFG
- a CDS encoding triose-phosphate isomerase, translating into MNGTLAGNAVLLGDCASAFPAAAAGATAALEVAVCVPFPYLAQARDRLSGSAVRWGAQDVSVHPSGAHTGEVSAAMIADFGGSFVIVGHSERRAHHSETSAQVAGKAAAALAVGLTPIICLGETLEERETDMTEVVISGQLSVCIEVLGHDHVAQCVIAYEPVWAIGTGRNATPDQVQSVHAFLRRRLGPAGASVSLLYGGSVKASNAAELFAMPDVDGGLIGGASLKMADFEPICRACA
- the secG gene encoding preprotein translocase subunit SecG: MLQNFILLFHVLAAGAIVVFVLLQQGKGADMGAAFGSGSAGSLFGSSGSANFMSRMTAIMATVFFITSLVLTYVAANTGASRGLMERVPAAPATPASQIPVPGAPAAGAPAVPVPSVPAEAVKGGASKAQDIPK
- a CDS encoding NADH-quinone oxidoreductase subunit A; the protein is MLESYLPILLFIGVGLAFGLVLPLVGWIASSATGANRPDPEKLSPYECGFEAFEDARMKFDVRYYLVAILFILFDLEIAFLFPWAVVLEDIGWFGLGAMFIFLMVLVVGFVYEWKKGALEWE
- a CDS encoding NADH-quinone oxidoreductase subunit B, which encodes MPAAGVQSGAPAPVFPGADRGFVTTSADKLINWTRTGSLWPMTFGLACCAVEMMHAGAARYDMDRFGVIFRPSPRQSDVMIVAGTLCNKMAPALRKVYDQMAEPRWVISMGSCANGGGYYHYSYSVVRGCDRIVPVDIYVPGCPPTAEALLYGIIQLQNKIKRQSTIAR
- a CDS encoding NADH-quinone oxidoreductase subunit C codes for the protein MSLPPDQLQSRVQTALGDAAANVEFACDELTVTVAPARLIEAMTRLRDEAGLRFAQLVDLCGVDWSGYGDGAWDGARYSAVYHLLSLEHNARLRVRAFATDDDFPVLPSVTGVWAGANWYEREAFDLFGIVFEGHPDLRRILTDYGFVGHPFRKDFPVSGYVEMRYDPDQRRVIYQPVSIEPREVVPRVIREDNYADSEGFRKG
- a CDS encoding NADH-quinone oxidoreductase subunit D, with the protein product MAEIKNYTMNFGPQHPAAHGVLRLVLELDGEVIERADPHIGLLHRATEKLAETRTFLQSVPYMDRLDYVSMMCNEHAYVMAIEKLTGVAPPIRAQYIRVMFDEITRTLNHLLWLGAHGLDIGAMTVFLYCFREREDLMDCYEAVSGARMHAAYYRPGGVYRDLPGRMPQYDPSPLRSESDLRRLNEHRQGSLLDFIEAFTERFPGCVDEYETLLTDNRIWKQRTVGIGVVSPERALQLGFSGPMLRGSGIEWDLRKKQPYEVYDQLDFDIPVGTNGDCYDRYLVRIEEMRQSNRIIRQCVDWLRKHPGPVISDSHKVAAPHRVDMKMNMEELIHHFKLFTEGMHVPAGEAYAAVEHPKGEFGIYLVSDGANKPYRLKIRAPGFPHLAAIDEMARGHMIADVVAIIGTQDIVFGEIDR
- the nuoE gene encoding NADH-quinone oxidoreductase subunit NuoE; the encoded protein is MLSAGAILRIDRAIAKYPADQRQSAVMAALAIAQEENGWLSTAVMDAVARHIGMPAVAVYEVATFYTMYDLAPVGRNKLTLCTNLPCQLQGAGAAAEHLKATLGIGFGETTADGCFTLKEGECMGACGDAPVMMRNNRAMLSWMTPERIDALVEQLRAEHRAGAAGATPKEGGR
- the nuoF gene encoding NADH-quinone oxidoreductase subunit NuoF, with amino-acid sequence MNAPLPPFEAGIYGPDAVILKGLDGTNWRLRDYEARGGYQAIRRILSEKIPPDVVIGELKKSALRGRGGAGFPTGLKWSFMPKNYTGQKYLVCNSDEGEPGTFKDRDIMRYNPHILIEGMAIGAYAMGITVGYNYIHGEIWDVYERFEEALEEARAAGYLGENILGSEFSFQLHAHHGYGAYICGEETALLESLEGKKGQPRFKPPFPATFGLYGKPTTINNTETFAAVPWIINNGGEAFLNLGKPNNGGTKIFSVSGDVARPGNYEVKLGTPFAKLLEMAGGMRDGAKLKAVIPGGSSMPVLPADTMMALDMDYDSIQKAGSFLGSGAVIVMNETRCMVRCLHRLSYFYYEESCGQCTPCREGTGWLYRVVDRIEHGKGRQEDLDLLLNLCDNIQGRTICALGDAAAMPVRAFIKAFRDEFQYHVDHKRCLVGPYV
- a CDS encoding NADH-quinone oxidoreductase subunit G, with the translated sequence MAKLEVDGKPVEVRDGAMVMEAANALGIYVPHFCYHKKLTIAANCRMCLVEVEKAPKPLPACATPVTEGMKVSTHSPKAVQAQKGVMEFLLINHPLDCPICDQGGECQLQDLAVGYGASESRYDEMKRVVPNKNLGALIATDMTRCIHCTRCVRFGQEIAGVMELGMAGRGEHSEIMPFVARTVDSELSGNMIDVCPVGALTSKPFRFTARTWELTRRKSVSPHDSLGSNLMVQVKGNRVMRVLPLENEAINECWISDKDRFSYEALNAETRLVQPLLKRDGRWEQVDWPQALEHVAGRLKSIATSHGTDSIGALASPHQTVEELYLLAKLVRGLGSDNVDHRLRQVDFRLDGSRSGAPWLGLPVAEVGQADAVLVVGSVLRKDHPLLAQRLRQAAKRQARVHLLNPLAQDPLMPLAGEQVVAPSAMVATLAAVVKAAAEAKGAALPAGLDAALAEVTVSAQSRQAADDLVRAAHGVVWLGNLAVQHPRYAELEVLAQALATLTGARFGHLGAAANSVGAVLAGALPSGGGLDARAMIASPRKAYVLLGVEPELDCADGAAALAAMKSAEFVVAMSPFEHRALDYAEVILPVAPFTETAGTFVNAEGRAQSFAGVVRPLGDTRPAWKVLRVLGNLLGLPGFDQDSSDAVRAALSLDGLPAAGCDNALRASLAVDASPAAPTGIERVAPVRIHDADALARRSPPLQKTRDAAPLEAALATDLWQGAGLQPGDSVRIGTGGASALFPAVLDPRLPAGCLLLAAGHASTFPLGAPAGGTGALSIERIAAPARAVPAETVS